A window from Candidatus Micrarchaeia archaeon encodes these proteins:
- a CDS encoding NADP-dependent malic enzyme: MDAVEFHKKLRGKMEIRSKVALKDSETLSLAYTPGVAKVCSEIAKKPEMVYEYTNKWNSVAIVNDGTRILGLGNIGPEAGLPVMEGKAILFKEFGGVDAFPISLNTRKKDEIIVITKAIEPSFGGINLEDIETPKVFEIYDALRKTMGIPVFHDDRHGTGVVVLAGLINALRVAKKDKDAEIVLVGAGAAIMGIVELLLAYGIRNITVLDSKGVLDKSRRDIEPYKKFFVEHSKPRSKGGIAECLKGADAVIAASAPGIIKKEMVAGMNKNAIVFALSNPDSEIDYNETKNAGALVVATGRSDFPNQVNNVLAFPGIYRGALDVRAKEINLGMMVAAAEAIAGSVKNPDAERIVPPAFDREVVKNVALAVAKKAVESGVAQKEFSAEEIGKNIPK, encoded by the coding sequence GCTGTCGAATTTCACAAAAAGCTCAGGGGAAAGATGGAAATAAGAAGCAAAGTTGCGCTCAAGGATTCGGAAACACTTTCCCTGGCCTACACACCAGGAGTGGCGAAGGTGTGCAGCGAGATTGCGAAGAAGCCTGAAATGGTTTACGAATACACGAACAAATGGAACAGCGTCGCGATAGTGAATGATGGGACCAGGATTCTTGGGTTGGGAAACATAGGGCCTGAAGCCGGATTGCCAGTAATGGAGGGAAAGGCGATACTGTTCAAGGAGTTCGGGGGGGTGGACGCGTTCCCCATTTCGCTCAATACACGGAAAAAGGATGAAATAATCGTGATTACTAAGGCGATTGAACCCTCTTTTGGAGGGATAAATTTGGAGGATATTGAAACCCCGAAGGTTTTTGAAATTTACGACGCATTGCGTAAAACGATGGGCATCCCGGTTTTCCACGACGACAGGCACGGAACCGGAGTAGTTGTACTTGCAGGGCTCATAAACGCGCTGAGGGTGGCGAAGAAAGACAAGGATGCTGAAATAGTGCTCGTGGGCGCAGGGGCCGCGATAATGGGAATTGTTGAACTGCTTCTTGCGTACGGAATCAGGAATATTACGGTGCTTGATTCCAAGGGAGTTTTGGACAAAAGCAGAAGAGATATTGAACCATACAAGAAATTTTTTGTTGAGCATTCCAAGCCAAGAAGCAAAGGCGGGATTGCGGAATGTCTGAAAGGAGCGGATGCGGTGATTGCGGCTTCCGCGCCGGGAATAATCAAAAAAGAGATGGTCGCAGGCATGAATAAGAATGCGATAGTGTTTGCATTGAGCAATCCTGATTCTGAGATAGATTACAATGAAACGAAGAATGCTGGCGCGCTGGTTGTTGCTACCGGGAGGAGCGACTTCCCGAACCAGGTGAACAACGTGCTCGCGTTTCCGGGGATATACAGGGGTGCGCTGGACGTGCGCGCGAAGGAGATAAATCTTGGGATGATGGTTGCCGCTGCGGAAGCGATAGCCGGAAGCGTGAAAAACCCCGATGCGGAACGCATAGTCCCGCCTGCATTCGACAGGGAAGTGGTGAAAAACGTGGCACTTGCGGTTGCTAAAAAAGCGGTTGAGAGCGGAGTTGCACAAAAGGAATTTTCAGCTGAAGAGATTGGGAAAA